GGACAAGCCTGTCACGGTCACCATTCACCGGCGGCAGCGACGGATCGAAGCGCGGGCGGATGCTGGCATGCTCGCCAAAGCCGGCCTGCGCGAGGCTCAGCACATGATCGAGCACTTCATGGATATTCACCGGCTCGAACCCGGTTGTCACCGGCATGGAGAAATGCTCCAGCTGGTCAACGAGCCCCTTGATGCGGTCCACTTCGCGGCAGATCAGTTCGGTCAGGCGGATATTTTTCTGGTCGGTCGAGCGGCCAATGAGCTGTGCGGCGCCGCGGATACCCGAAAGCGGGTTGCGGATTTCGTGCGCCAGCATCGAGGCAAGGCCGGAAACTGACCGGGCCGCCGCTTCCATATCGTCGCGTTTTTCAAGGAAAGCCGTGATGCGGCGGGGCTGCATGGTGAGAAGCACCCTGCCCGCCTCGTCAAACGGATGGGCGTGCATGTCCATCAGCTCGATATCGCCAAGCGGCGGCCGGCAGGCGACGTCATAGCTGTTGAGCGGCACGTCGTCGCTGATGGAGCGACCGATCAGGTCATGCGCCGCGTCGCCGATCCCGCGTAGCTCCGCGACCGGCGATCCGATCAGGCCTTCACGGCTGCGACCGAACAATTGCTCCGTGGCACCGTATACTTCCTCGATCAGGCCGCCCGCCCCCACAAGGACGACGGATTGAACAAGGCTTGCAAGAACATCATCAGGCGGTGTCCGGATATCCGAACAGACATCGAAGGAATGACCGGGTCTGTTACCTGCCTGCGTCAACACCGTCAGGCCGCCATCTGGTCGCAAAGCGGCAGATAGAATTCGCGGAGCGCGGCGCGGACTTCATCCGGGTCGTCCATCTGGTTCATGCCGTTGCGGAACTCGGCGCTGTCGCGCAGGCCCTTGGTGTACCAGCCGAGATGCTTGCGCGCCATGCGTACCCCGCCCTGCGTGCCATAATGCACAAGCATGGCGTCATAATGTTCCATGATGGCATTGAACTGGGTTTCTAGGTCGGGGTCCGGCAGGCGTTCGCCCGTGCGGATATAATGCATGGCCTGGGCAATGAAC
The Gimibacter soli DNA segment above includes these coding regions:
- a CDS encoding two-component system sensor histidine kinase NtrB; the protein is MLTQAGNRPGHSFDVCSDIRTPPDDVLASLVQSVVLVGAGGLIEEVYGATEQLFGRSREGLIGSPVAELRGIGDAAHDLIGRSISDDVPLNSYDVACRPPLGDIELMDMHAHPFDEAGRVLLTMQPRRITAFLEKRDDMEAAARSVSGLASMLAHEIRNPLSGIRGAAQLIGRSTDQKNIRLTELICREVDRIKGLVDQLEHFSMPVTTGFEPVNIHEVLDHVLSLAQAGFGEHASIRPRFDPSLPPVNGDRDRLVQIFINLIKNAVEAAGSEADITVQTSYKHGIWLTNAEGHRVRLPIEIIVRDNGPGIPETLRAHIFDPFVSGREGGTGLGLALVARYVSEMGGTVTCENHPEGGAVFRVQLPLYEDQPK